From the Aquitalea magnusonii genome, one window contains:
- a CDS encoding enoyl-CoA hydratase, producing the protein MTHYAHLQVEKRGHTAQVTIDNPPANTWNRASLNALKQLVADLNADDNIYALVITGSGSKFFSAGADLNLFADGNKLVATEMTMLFGEAFEALAAFRGVSIAAINGYAMGGGLECALACDIRIAEVQAQMALPEAAVGLLPCAGGTQQLPWLVGEGWAKRMILCGERVDADTAERIGLVEEVVGQGQALEAALKLAEKVARQSPSSVKVCKQLVQRARIEPPSYNLIHEREQFIKLFDTADQQEGVQAFLAKRSPQWHNR; encoded by the coding sequence ATGACACATTACGCTCATCTGCAAGTGGAAAAACGCGGCCATACTGCGCAAGTCACCATCGATAACCCGCCAGCCAACACCTGGAACCGCGCCAGCCTGAACGCGCTCAAGCAACTGGTGGCAGACCTGAACGCGGACGACAACATTTACGCGCTGGTGATCACCGGCAGCGGCAGCAAGTTCTTCTCCGCCGGGGCCGACCTCAATCTGTTTGCCGACGGCAACAAGCTGGTGGCTACCGAAATGACCATGCTGTTCGGCGAGGCCTTCGAGGCGCTGGCCGCCTTCCGTGGTGTCAGCATTGCCGCCATCAACGGCTATGCCATGGGCGGCGGGCTGGAATGCGCGCTGGCCTGCGACATCCGCATTGCCGAAGTCCAGGCACAAATGGCGCTGCCGGAAGCCGCGGTCGGCCTGCTGCCTTGTGCAGGCGGCACCCAGCAGCTGCCATGGCTGGTAGGCGAAGGCTGGGCCAAGCGCATGATTCTGTGTGGCGAGCGGGTGGATGCCGACACCGCCGAACGCATCGGTCTGGTGGAAGAAGTGGTCGGTCAGGGCCAGGCGCTGGAAGCCGCGCTCAAGCTGGCGGAAAAAGTGGCGCGCCAGTCGCCCTCCTCGGTCAAGGTGTGCAAGCAACTGGTACAGCGCGCGCGCATCGAGCCGCCCAGCTATAACCTGATTCACGAGCGCGAGCAGTTCATCAAGCTGTTCGATACCGCCGACCAGCAAGAAGGCGTGCAGGCCTTTCTGGCCAAGCGCAGCCCGCAATGGCACAACCGCTGA
- a CDS encoding enoyl-CoA hydratase/isomerase family protein, translating into MPDVVLFEERRCADGKRIGIATLNSEKSLNALTLEMIRLLQAKLAAWEADSGIAAVLLRGAGEKAFCAGGDVRALRDALLSDDSHPQPQALAFFREEYTLDYHIHCYAKPLIVWGHGIVMGGGLGLMAGASHRVATSATRIAMPEITIGLYPDVAGSWFLQRMPARVGLFLGLTGAPLNAHDALICNLADHVLASDAWPQLLEQLQQQYWDADSATRSAQVSSLLSQLEQAARNNLPASNIARNLLTIHQLMSMGDLATVADALGTQQFDDDWLASAAKNFRHGCPVSAAVTWEIFQRARHLSLAEALRMELILSLNFCHKPDFREGVRALLVDKDRQPQWHYRQLADIPQDWVDSHFVAPWPAEQHPLATLP; encoded by the coding sequence ATGCCCGATGTTGTCTTGTTTGAAGAACGCCGCTGTGCCGATGGCAAACGCATCGGCATTGCCACCCTCAACAGCGAAAAATCGCTCAATGCGCTGACGCTGGAGATGATCCGCCTGCTGCAAGCCAAGCTTGCCGCCTGGGAAGCTGACTCCGGCATCGCCGCAGTACTGCTGCGCGGTGCTGGCGAAAAGGCCTTCTGCGCCGGTGGCGATGTGCGCGCCCTGCGCGATGCGCTGCTGAGCGACGACAGCCACCCGCAGCCGCAGGCGCTGGCCTTCTTCCGCGAAGAATACACGCTGGACTACCACATCCACTGCTATGCCAAGCCGCTCATCGTGTGGGGCCACGGCATCGTGATGGGTGGCGGGCTGGGCCTGATGGCCGGGGCCAGCCACCGCGTGGCCACCAGTGCCACCCGCATTGCCATGCCGGAAATCACCATCGGCTTGTATCCGGACGTGGCCGGCAGCTGGTTTCTGCAACGCATGCCGGCACGGGTCGGCCTGTTCCTCGGCCTGACCGGCGCGCCACTGAATGCACATGATGCGCTGATCTGCAATCTGGCCGACCACGTACTGGCCAGCGACGCCTGGCCGCAGTTGCTGGAGCAGCTGCAACAGCAATACTGGGATGCCGACAGCGCCACCCGCAGCGCCCAGGTTTCCTCCCTGCTCAGCCAGCTGGAGCAGGCCGCACGCAACAACCTGCCAGCGTCCAATATCGCCCGCAACCTGCTGACCATTCATCAGCTGATGAGCATGGGCGACCTCGCCACAGTGGCCGATGCCCTGGGTACGCAACAGTTCGATGACGACTGGCTGGCCAGTGCGGCCAAAAATTTCCGCCACGGCTGCCCGGTGTCCGCCGCCGTGACCTGGGAAATCTTCCAGCGCGCCCGCCACCTGTCGCTGGCCGAAGCGCTGCGCATGGAGCTGATTTTGTCACTCAACTTCTGCCACAAACCGGACTTCCGCGAAGGCGTGCGCGCGCTGCTGGTGGACAAGGACAGGCAACCGCAATGGCATTACCGCCAGTTGGCCGACATCCCGCAGGACTGGGTGGACAGCCACTTTGTGGCACCGTGGCCGGCAGAGCAGCACCCTTTGGCCACCTTGCCTTAA
- the mmsB gene encoding 3-hydroxyisobutyrate dehydrogenase, with amino-acid sequence MTHIAFIGLGNMGGPMALNLVAKGFSVAAFDLSADALARLHAAGARAASSALDAVQGASVVISMLPAGKHVQALYLGEQGLFASLPKGRLVIDCSTIAASDARKVADAATAAGLRMLDAPVSGGTAGAAAATLTFIVGGATEDVAEARPLLEAMGKNIFHAGGNGAGQTAKICNNMLLGILMAGTAEALALGVKNGLDPKVLSDIMRNSSGRNWALELYNPWPGVMETAPASRGYDGGFMSELMLKDLGLAETTALDSHAATPLGALARNLYESHVAAGKGKLDFSSILQHFHLLD; translated from the coding sequence ATGACACACATCGCCTTCATCGGACTGGGCAATATGGGTGGGCCGATGGCGCTCAATCTGGTGGCCAAGGGTTTTAGCGTCGCCGCTTTCGATCTGTCCGCCGACGCGTTGGCCAGGCTGCACGCCGCCGGTGCCCGTGCCGCCAGCAGCGCGCTGGACGCCGTGCAAGGTGCCAGCGTGGTGATTTCCATGCTACCGGCCGGCAAGCATGTGCAGGCGTTGTATCTGGGCGAGCAAGGGCTGTTTGCCAGCCTGCCCAAGGGTAGGCTGGTGATTGACTGCAGCACTATTGCCGCCAGCGATGCGCGCAAGGTGGCCGATGCTGCCACCGCAGCAGGCCTGCGCATGCTGGACGCGCCGGTTTCCGGCGGCACCGCCGGGGCCGCTGCCGCTACGCTCACCTTTATTGTTGGCGGAGCGACAGAGGATGTGGCCGAAGCACGCCCGCTGCTGGAGGCCATGGGCAAGAACATTTTCCACGCCGGTGGCAACGGCGCGGGCCAGACCGCCAAGATCTGCAACAATATGTTGCTGGGCATCCTGATGGCCGGTACCGCCGAGGCGCTGGCGCTGGGAGTGAAGAACGGGCTGGATCCGAAAGTGCTGTCCGACATCATGCGCAACAGTTCCGGTCGCAACTGGGCGCTGGAGCTGTACAACCCCTGGCCTGGCGTGATGGAAACTGCCCCGGCCAGCCGTGGCTATGACGGCGGCTTCATGAGCGAGCTGATGCTCAAAGACCTGGGCCTGGCCGAAACCACCGCGCTGGACAGCCATGCCGCCACACCACTGGGCGCGCTGGCGCGCAATCTGTATGAAAGCCATGTGGCAGCAGGCAAGGGCAAGCTGGATTTTTCCAGCATCCTGCAACACTTTCACCTGCTGGATTGA
- a CDS encoding polyamine ABC transporter substrate-binding protein — protein sequence MKTRKLLASALLLAAASQASSAAGVLNVYNWSDYIAKDTIPGFEKQTGIKVRYDNYDSNETLQSKLLTGSSGYDIVTPTSDFMAKQIQAGAFQKLDKSKLPNLRNLDPALMAKIAGADPGNLYGVPWAYGTDGLGYNLSKVQPLLGKDTPLDDWDNLFNPQKAAKLKGCGISVLDDAKAVFATTLHYLGKNPNSRNQADYQAAFQTLQKIRPYIKRFSSSGYINELANGDICMVLGYSGDVVIAKTRAAEAKRPYQLAYYIPKTGAPLWFDVMVIPKGAKNVDSALQWINYMQTPQVNAGITNTVFYPTANAAARKFVKPEIANDPAIYPPPALINKLFLLEPVPADIMRLQNRLWTQLKTGR from the coding sequence ATGAAAACCAGAAAACTGCTTGCCTCCGCCCTGCTGCTGGCTGCCGCCAGCCAGGCATCCAGCGCCGCCGGAGTGCTGAATGTGTATAACTGGTCGGATTACATTGCCAAGGACACCATTCCCGGCTTTGAAAAACAGACCGGCATCAAGGTGCGCTACGACAATTACGACAGCAATGAAACCCTGCAATCCAAGCTGCTGACCGGCAGCTCCGGCTACGATATCGTCACCCCCACCTCGGACTTCATGGCCAAGCAGATTCAGGCCGGTGCCTTCCAGAAGCTGGACAAGAGCAAGCTGCCCAATCTGCGTAATCTGGACCCTGCGCTGATGGCCAAGATAGCCGGAGCCGACCCAGGCAATCTGTATGGCGTACCCTGGGCCTATGGCACCGATGGCCTGGGCTACAACCTGAGCAAGGTGCAGCCGCTATTGGGCAAGGACACGCCGCTGGACGACTGGGACAATCTGTTCAACCCGCAAAAGGCGGCAAAACTGAAAGGCTGCGGCATTTCGGTACTGGACGATGCCAAGGCCGTGTTCGCCACCACCCTGCACTATCTGGGTAAAAACCCCAACAGCCGTAATCAGGCTGACTATCAGGCAGCCTTCCAGACCCTGCAAAAAATCCGTCCCTATATCAAACGCTTCAGCTCGTCCGGCTATATCAACGAACTGGCCAATGGCGACATCTGCATGGTGCTGGGCTACTCCGGCGACGTGGTGATTGCCAAGACGCGGGCAGCCGAAGCCAAACGCCCTTATCAATTGGCCTATTACATCCCCAAGACCGGTGCGCCACTGTGGTTTGACGTGATGGTGATTCCCAAGGGGGCCAAGAATGTCGATTCCGCCCTGCAATGGATCAACTACATGCAAACCCCGCAGGTGAACGCCGGCATCACCAATACCGTGTTCTACCCCACCGCCAATGCGGCGGCACGCAAGTTCGTGAAACCGGAGATTGCCAACGACCCGGCCATCTACCCGCCACCTGCCCTCATCAACAAGCTGTTCCTGCTGGAGCCGGTACCCGCTGACATCATGCGGCTGCAAAACCGGCTGTGGACGCAGCTGAAGACCGGGCGCTGA
- a CDS encoding competence/damage-inducible protein A: MNVAAIIIGDELLSGKRQDKHLQSLIRILAARGLSLAAAEYVGDDPARITAALQRAFASGELVFSFGGIGATPDDHTRRCAGQALCLPLEVHPEAGALIEARFGEDAYPHRINMAMFPSGSRIIPNPVNQIAGFSHGDVHFVPGFPAMAWPMIEWVLDSQYRHLFNDSPDVEQGVIALDAREGDLITLMQDFSQRYPALKLSSLPSFGSDTIPQMHIDFGFTGQRQLVDIAIAEWRKALTAAGYTLRERS; the protein is encoded by the coding sequence GTGAACGTTGCAGCCATCATCATCGGCGATGAATTATTGTCCGGCAAACGGCAGGACAAGCATTTGCAATCCCTGATCCGCATTCTGGCGGCGCGTGGCCTGAGCCTGGCCGCTGCGGAATACGTGGGTGACGACCCGGCACGCATCACCGCCGCCTTGCAGCGTGCCTTTGCCAGCGGCGAACTGGTGTTCAGTTTTGGCGGCATTGGTGCCACCCCGGACGACCATACCCGCCGCTGTGCCGGACAGGCGCTGTGCTTGCCGCTGGAGGTTCACCCCGAAGCCGGTGCGCTGATCGAGGCACGCTTTGGCGAGGATGCTTATCCGCACCGCATCAATATGGCGATGTTCCCGTCAGGCAGCCGCATCATCCCCAATCCGGTGAACCAGATTGCCGGTTTCTCGCATGGTGATGTGCATTTCGTGCCGGGCTTTCCCGCCATGGCCTGGCCGATGATCGAATGGGTGCTGGATAGCCAGTACCGCCATCTGTTCAATGACAGCCCGGATGTGGAGCAGGGCGTGATTGCGCTGGACGCGCGCGAGGGTGACCTGATCACCCTGATGCAGGATTTCAGTCAGCGCTATCCTGCCCTCAAGCTGTCCAGCTTGCCCAGCTTTGGCAGCGACACCATCCCGCAGATGCATATCGACTTTGGTTTCACCGGCCAGCGCCAGTTGGTGGACATTGCCATTGCCGAATGGCGCAAGGCACTGACGGCGGCGGGGTATACCTTGCGCGAACGGTCTTGA
- a CDS encoding YdcF family protein, with the protein MTATISPEVLVHQLFGAFLLPPLLFILPVLLGLLLRRRAPAIATSLVCLGLLLAYLLSIPRTAMWLNAGLERYPVASMAQLQQQQAIVVLGGGKKPAPEYDRNEPSADTQTRLRYAAFLARHTHLPLLVTGGSPYGGEPEGEVMARTLQQDYGLPVRWVEMQSITTLENARYSALMLKQAGISRIVLVSQGWHLRRALPFFQAQGLHVLPAPTGFVRYDGAGLAWYLPTGRAMQECHSALREWLGIFFYSVQGWLHGRTTQPD; encoded by the coding sequence ATGACAGCAACGATTAGCCCCGAAGTACTGGTCCACCAGCTCTTCGGGGCCTTTTTATTGCCCCCGCTGCTCTTCATCCTGCCGGTGCTGCTGGGCCTGCTGCTGCGCCGCCGTGCGCCTGCCATCGCAACTAGCCTGGTCTGTCTTGGCCTGCTGCTGGCCTATCTATTGTCCATCCCGCGTACTGCCATGTGGCTGAATGCCGGACTGGAACGTTACCCGGTGGCAAGCATGGCCCAGCTGCAACAGCAACAGGCCATCGTGGTGCTGGGCGGCGGCAAGAAACCGGCTCCCGAATATGACCGTAATGAACCCAGTGCCGATACCCAGACCCGGCTGCGCTACGCCGCTTTTCTGGCACGGCATACCCATCTGCCCCTGCTGGTGACCGGCGGTTCACCCTATGGTGGTGAGCCGGAAGGCGAGGTGATGGCGCGTACCCTGCAACAGGATTACGGCCTGCCGGTGCGATGGGTGGAGATGCAGTCCATCACCACGCTGGAGAATGCCCGCTACAGTGCCCTCATGCTGAAACAGGCCGGCATCAGCCGCATTGTGCTGGTCAGCCAGGGCTGGCATCTGCGCCGCGCGCTGCCGTTTTTCCAGGCCCAGGGCCTGCATGTACTGCCTGCACCCACCGGTTTTGTCCGTTATGATGGCGCAGGGCTGGCCTGGTATCTGCCCACCGGGCGGGCCATGCAGGAATGCCATTCCGCCTTGCGCGAATGGCTGGGCATTTTCTTTTACTCGGTACAAGGCTGGTTGCACGGCAGGACCACGCAGCCAGACTGA
- a CDS encoding ABC transporter ATP-binding protein: protein MSLLEVKNLQVAYGGIQAVRGVDFHINQGELVTLIGANGAGKTTTLKTLIGMVKPSGGSITYDGKLNGTIASHDYVRHGLVMVPEGRGIFGKLTVEENLQMGAYYRNDQAAIQSEIERVYELFPRLKERFKQLAGTLSGGEQQMVAMGRAMLSKPKLLLLDEPSMGLAPIIVEKIFEIIQMIAKEGVTMLLVEQNAKLALEVSQRGYVMESGRITMSGPARELLDDERVRNAYLGE, encoded by the coding sequence ATGAGCCTTCTGGAAGTTAAAAACCTGCAAGTGGCTTACGGCGGCATTCAGGCTGTTCGTGGCGTGGATTTCCACATCAACCAGGGCGAGCTGGTCACCCTGATCGGTGCCAACGGTGCCGGCAAGACCACCACCCTGAAAACCCTGATCGGCATGGTGAAGCCGTCCGGCGGCAGCATCACTTACGATGGCAAGCTGAACGGCACCATTGCCTCGCACGACTACGTGCGTCATGGCCTGGTGATGGTTCCGGAAGGCCGTGGCATCTTTGGCAAGCTGACGGTGGAAGAAAACCTGCAAATGGGTGCCTACTACCGTAACGACCAGGCTGCCATCCAGAGCGAAATCGAGCGCGTGTACGAACTGTTCCCGCGCCTGAAAGAGCGTTTCAAGCAACTGGCCGGCACCCTGTCCGGTGGCGAACAGCAAATGGTGGCCATGGGCCGTGCCATGCTGTCCAAGCCCAAGCTGCTGTTGCTGGATGAGCCGTCCATGGGTCTGGCACCGATCATCGTGGAAAAGATCTTCGAAATCATCCAGATGATTGCCAAGGAAGGCGTGACCATGCTGCTGGTGGAGCAGAACGCCAAACTGGCCCTGGAAGTGTCCCAGCGCGGTTATGTGATGGAAAGCGGCCGTATCACCATGAGTGGTCCGGCGCGCGAATTGCTCGACGACGAACGCGTGCGTAACGCTTATCTCGGCGAGTAA
- a CDS encoding ABC transporter ATP-binding protein, producing MAEVLLKIEGINKRFGGLHALSDVGLTINKGEIYGLIGPNGAGKTTLFNVLTGLYVPDEGSFTFDGKDLFQAKPHIVVNAGIARTFQNIRLFAEMTALENVMVGRHIRSKAGALGAVLRDRRTREEEKAITAKAWELLEYVGIADVADERARNLSYGHQRRLEIARALATEPKLLALDEPAAGMNPRETEELKELMSKIAKSGVTVLLIEHDVKLMMGLCDRIAVLDYGKKIAEGIPEEVRKNPKVIEAYLGAAHA from the coding sequence ATGGCTGAAGTACTGCTGAAAATCGAAGGCATCAACAAGCGTTTTGGCGGTCTGCACGCACTGAGCGATGTCGGCCTGACCATTAACAAGGGTGAAATCTACGGTCTGATCGGCCCGAACGGCGCCGGCAAGACCACGCTGTTCAATGTGCTGACCGGCCTGTACGTGCCGGACGAAGGTTCTTTCACCTTTGACGGCAAGGATCTGTTCCAGGCCAAGCCGCACATCGTGGTGAATGCCGGTATCGCCCGTACCTTCCAGAACATCCGTTTGTTTGCGGAAATGACCGCGCTGGAAAACGTGATGGTGGGTCGCCACATCCGCTCCAAGGCCGGTGCCCTGGGCGCGGTACTGCGTGACCGCCGTACCCGCGAGGAAGAAAAGGCGATTACCGCCAAGGCTTGGGAACTGCTGGAATACGTAGGTATTGCCGACGTGGCCGACGAACGTGCCCGTAACCTGTCCTACGGCCACCAGCGTCGTCTGGAAATCGCCCGCGCGCTGGCCACCGAGCCCAAGCTGCTGGCGCTGGACGAACCGGCTGCCGGTATGAACCCGCGTGAAACCGAAGAGCTCAAGGAACTGATGAGCAAGATCGCCAAGAGCGGCGTGACGGTTTTGCTGATTGAACACGATGTCAAACTCATGATGGGTCTGTGCGATCGCATCGCGGTGCTGGATTACGGCAAGAAAATTGCCGAAGGCATCCCGGAAGAAGTACGCAAGAACCCGAAAGTGATTGAAGCTTACCTGGGAGCGGCACACGCATGA
- a CDS encoding ABC transporter permease subunit: MSKALDSKKLGLFIACGIALCVLPFVVGGALGNSWVRIVDFALLYVMLALGLNIVVGFAGLLDLGFIAFYAVGAYTYALLGSPHFGIHWPFYVTIPLGALFAAFFGILLGTPVLRLKGDYLAIVTLGFGEIIRIFMNNLNAPVNITNGPQGINLIDPIRVGGADLGSPINLFGISLPPVYLYYYLFLVLTVVVVIMASRLQHSRIGRAWVALREDQIAASAMGINIRNIKLLAFALGALSGGVAGGLFSAFQGFVSPESFSLLESIMILAMIVLGGMGNIAGVILGAVVLTIAPEILRDVIGPLQMKTMGRMLIDPENARMLLFGMAMVVMMLVRPEGMLPSKRRKAEFKDAKEAAAQKG; this comes from the coding sequence ATGAGCAAGGCACTCGATTCCAAAAAACTCGGGCTGTTCATCGCCTGCGGCATTGCCCTGTGCGTACTGCCCTTCGTGGTAGGCGGCGCGCTGGGTAATTCCTGGGTGCGTATCGTCGACTTCGCATTGTTGTACGTGATGCTGGCACTGGGCCTGAACATCGTGGTGGGCTTTGCCGGCCTGCTCGACCTGGGCTTCATCGCCTTCTATGCCGTGGGTGCCTACACCTACGCATTGCTGGGTTCGCCGCACTTTGGCATTCACTGGCCCTTCTATGTCACCATTCCGCTGGGGGCGCTGTTTGCCGCCTTCTTCGGCATTCTGCTCGGTACCCCGGTACTGCGCCTGAAGGGTGACTATCTGGCCATCGTGACGCTGGGTTTTGGTGAAATCATCCGTATCTTCATGAACAACCTGAACGCGCCGGTCAACATCACCAACGGCCCGCAAGGTATCAACCTGATCGACCCGATCCGCGTTGGCGGTGCTGACCTGGGTTCGCCGATCAACCTGTTCGGCATATCCCTGCCGCCGGTCTATCTGTATTACTACCTGTTCCTGGTGCTGACCGTGGTGGTGGTGATCATGGCTTCCCGCCTGCAACACTCCCGTATTGGCCGTGCCTGGGTGGCGCTGCGTGAAGACCAGATTGCCGCTTCGGCCATGGGTATCAACATCCGCAACATCAAGCTGCTGGCCTTTGCCCTGGGTGCGCTGTCCGGTGGTGTGGCTGGTGGCCTGTTCTCTGCCTTCCAGGGTTTTGTCTCGCCGGAATCCTTCAGCTTGCTGGAATCCATCATGATCCTGGCCATGATCGTTCTGGGTGGTATGGGTAATATCGCCGGTGTGATCCTGGGTGCGGTCGTGCTGACCATCGCGCCGGAAATCCTGCGTGACGTGATTGGCCCGCTGCAGATGAAGACCATGGGTCGCATGCTGATCGACCCGGAAAACGCCCGCATGCTGCTGTTTGGTATGGCCATGGTGGTGATGATGCTGGTTCGTCCGGAAGGCATGCTGCCGTCCAAGCGCCGCAAGGCAGAATTCAAGGACGCCAAAGAAGCGGCTGCGCAGAAAGGTTAA
- a CDS encoding branched-chain amino acid ABC transporter permease: protein MDIFFQQILNGLVLGSIYALIALGYTMVYGIMGLINFAHGEVVMFGAMVTISVVSALTNAGVNLPGWAIVLIGMLVAIPACMLLGFVIERVAYRPLRGAQRLAPLITAIGLSIVLQQVAILIWGRNYIPFPQVLNHDTVEIFGATITKLQIIIVVLCLAIMAGLLVMVEKTKLGRAMRATSQNPAVAGLMGVNVNTIISATFVLGSALGAVAGVMVATNYDQAHYYMGFMIGLKAFTAAVLGGIGNLGGAVAGGILLGIIESLGAGYIGQLTGGFLGSNYQDIFAFMVLILVLIFRPSGLLGEKMADRA, encoded by the coding sequence GTGGACATTTTTTTCCAACAGATCCTCAATGGTCTGGTACTCGGTAGTATCTATGCGCTGATCGCGCTGGGTTACACCATGGTGTACGGGATCATGGGCCTCATCAACTTTGCCCATGGCGAAGTCGTGATGTTTGGTGCCATGGTGACCATTTCGGTGGTATCCGCTCTGACCAATGCAGGTGTCAACCTGCCTGGTTGGGCTATTGTGCTGATCGGCATGCTGGTGGCCATTCCGGCCTGCATGTTGCTGGGCTTTGTCATCGAGCGGGTGGCTTACCGCCCCTTGCGTGGCGCCCAGCGTCTGGCCCCGCTGATTACTGCGATTGGTTTGTCCATCGTACTGCAGCAGGTGGCCATCCTGATCTGGGGTCGTAACTACATCCCCTTCCCGCAAGTGCTGAACCATGACACCGTGGAAATCTTCGGTGCCACCATTACCAAGCTGCAGATCATCATCGTGGTGCTGTGCCTGGCCATCATGGCCGGCCTGCTGGTGATGGTAGAGAAGACCAAGCTGGGTCGCGCCATGCGTGCCACCAGTCAGAACCCGGCGGTGGCCGGCCTGATGGGTGTCAACGTCAATACCATCATCTCCGCCACCTTCGTGCTGGGTTCCGCCCTGGGTGCGGTGGCTGGCGTGATGGTTGCCACCAACTACGACCAGGCCCACTACTACATGGGCTTCATGATCGGCCTGAAAGCGTTTACCGCTGCAGTGCTCGGTGGTATCGGCAATCTGGGCGGTGCAGTGGCCGGCGGCATCCTGCTGGGCATCATCGAAAGCCTGGGTGCCGGTTATATCGGTCAACTGACCGGTGGCTTCCTGGGTTCCAACTATCAGGACATCTTTGCCTTCATGGTGCTGATCCTGGTGCTGATTTTCCGTCCGTCCGGCCTGCTGGGCGAAAAAATGGCTGACCGTGCCTGA